A single window of Plasmodium reichenowi strain SY57 chromosome 12, whole genome shotgun sequence DNA harbors:
- a CDS encoding hypothetical protein (conserved Plasmodium protein, unknown function) yields MVQDNKSRLLILNDVKNYYNKIFTSEVLISLQKDIKLEDLMFSYNYYSHLIYENYNVDEVYVIPSDYLNSDDDLDYNINDNDELKCFLLREEERMNKRKANYRYSNDEMINYFDPLTSEEEFEEKIEKTFEFLNNLLLSIDVGNNDMNNNHLDGSNSSNKLHLINQICINLNVRKEDDNIYKLCNIEVDRSQINQITLIIIAYIITSIFKLSMGRKLIFSNKNINNMLFRSLHLQNIYIQIYTMKNLKKYIVEDGELCDIIHLKMIKVCLFSKSLCSFNRANHILLLLLREKKNYCHDIFDFYFLRKLKHSLEHSDNIERLRLLDFITDCINVTNDENVCNLFKLKVESSQYKTAFSKNENTNVNNNNNNNNNNNNNNSNSNNNNGINIDISQLYNADIQLKVDKQFNGDYDESNDEHIYTDNIIFSQVHGLKDIMNKHNYKIKDIYLMIRINLYKYLHMIYLKDDLLLKINVLEIFSKLIQNIQYCDGLHMESCYFLHNVLYDLKEKDDYILHLSIINSLISYSSMNESVLHYLINSHSNILIKTILQYIDNKESDVEKLIVGIRAFGFFFSYKESSNLLLNLNKNAHLVVINHISTHSNTNVLLHSINIWLKILISKPMDDIWFKNIIHSILLEKVILILKEIDDNNIQTNIFKLLHLMIPYDIVTTILNEQWIIKSLHDEFENKAYDLKISRHKFFVALYQHNKDIISNNAYADNLIRNFIEATPKRY; encoded by the coding sequence aTGGTGCAAGATAACAAGAGTCgtcttttaattttaaacgatgtaaagaattattataacaaaatatttacaaGCGAGGTACTCATATCTTTacaaaaagatataaaGTTAGAAGATTTAATGTTCTCGTATAATTACTATTCTCATTTAATTTACGAGAATTATAATGTTGATGAGGTATATGTAATTCCAAGTGACTATTTAAATAGCGATGATGATTTggattataatattaatgataatgatgagTTAAAGTGTTTTTTATTAAGAGAAGAAGAACGTATGAATAAGAGAAAGGCAAATTATAGGTACAGCAATGATGAGatgataaattattttgaCCCTTTAACCAGTGAAGAAGAatttgaagaaaaaattgaaaaaacgtttgaatttttaaacaatttattattatcaataGATGTGGGtaataatgatatgaataataatcatcTTGATGGATCTAATTCATCGAATAAATTACATTTAATTAAtcaaatatgtattaatttaaatgttagaaaagaagatgataatatttacaaaCTTTGTAATATAGAAGTTGATAGGAGTCAAATAAATCAAATTACCTTAATTATTATtgcatatataattacttCTATCTTTAAATTAAGTATGGGTAGgaaattaattttttcgaataaaaatatcaaCAATATGTTATTTAGATCTTTAcatttacaaaatatttatatacaaatatatacaatgaaaaatttaaaaaaatatattgtagAAGATGGAGAATTATGTGATATTATACATTTGAAAATGATCAAGGTGTGTCTTTTTAGTAAATCATTATGTTCATTTAATAGGGCtaatcatattttattactCTTGCTtagagaaaaaaagaattattgtcatgatatatttgatttttattttttgagAAAACTTAAGCATTCTTTAGAACATTCAGATAATATTGAACGATTAAGATTGTTAGATTTTATAACTGATTGTATAAATGTTACTAACGATGAGAACGTGTGTAATTTATTCAAGTTGAAAGTAGAGTCTTCACAATATAAAACAGCGTTTAGCAAAAATGAGAATAcaaatgtaaataataataataataataataataataataataataataatagtaatagtaataataataatggtaTTAATATTGATATTTCCCAACTATATAATGCAGATATACAGTTAAAAGTAGATAAGCAATTTAACGGAGATTATGATGAATCTAATGATGAACACATTTACACggataatataattttttctcaAGTACATGGTTTAAAGgatattatgaataaacataattataaaataaaagatatatatctaatgattagaattaatttatataaatatttacatatgATTTACCTAAAAgatgatttattattaaaaataaatgtattagAAATATTTTCCAAGTTAATTCAGAATATTCAATATTGTGATGGATTACATATGGAAAGCTGCTACTTTTTACATAATgttttatatgatttaaaagaaaaagatgattatatattacatttaaGTATTATAAATTCTTTAATATCATATTCATCTATGAATGAATCTGTATTACATTATCTTATAAATTCACattcaaatattttaataaaaacaattcttcaatatatagataataaagAAAGTGATGTTGAAAAACTAATTGTTGGAATTAGAGCATTTGgatttttcttttcatataaaGAATCTTCTAATCTTCTTTtgaatttaaataaaaatgcTCATTTGGTTGTTATTAATCATATAAGTACTCATTCTAATACAAATGTATTATTACattcaataaatatatggttaaaaattttaatatctAAGCCTATGGATGATATATggtttaaaaatattattcattcAATTCTCCTGGAAAAAGTTATTCtcatattaaaagaaattgatgataacaatatacaaaccaatatttttaaattacTACATTTAATGATACCTTATGATATTGTTACTACTATTTTAAATGAACAGTGGATCATTAAAAGTTTACATGATGAATTTGAAAATAAAGCGTATGACCTAAAAATTAGTAGACACAAATTTTTTGTGGCCTTATACCAACATAACAAAGATATTATTTCAAACAATGCATATGCAGATAATTTAATACGAAACTTTATAGAAGCAACACCCAAAAGGtattag